Genomic DNA from Gimesia aquarii:
TTGAAATAACAGTCGCCCCAAAGAAATCTGACAATCGTTTTAATAAACAAGCTTGTGTCGGTTCTCATTATTCGGAGTTCATTAAAAAAATGATCCTTCACCGAAGTACCAGGCGATGATAAACATCACAACTGCAAGGATTCCAGCACCAATTCCGATTTTGCCAATCATTTTGAATGCGATTGCTTTTGACTCTTTCTTCTTGAATACTTGATCTTCGTGAATCTGGCACAACGTATCGATCGCCAATTCTAGTTTTCCAGAGTCAAACTGACGTAATGAAAACTCCAAAGCTTCTTGTACTTTTTCTGTAAGCATCGCTGGAGTACTTTCGTTCTTTGTTAATTCTTTGATTGCTTTTGCATCCTTCGCATGCATAAATGCTTCGCAATGTCCTTGTTGGTCGATAACAACTCGCGATGAATAGAATTGCGATGGTATCCACTCTTGAAGTATGCGTGGCTTGGCATGAGGTAGAAAGAGCTCTAAATGCCGATTAGTCAATTGGTAGTCGCGAATCAACCAGTGACTCCCAAGGAATTTCGCGAATTGTTCCAGCTTTGATCGGCTGAATTCATGTTGATCATCCATTTTCGTTTCAATGATCGACAATCCATCCGTGGCAGCCCTCAGAAACAAATTATAATCCATTCGAAAAGGCATTGAGTCACTTGCTCGATAAAGCACCAGATTGGCTAAAGTCATCGCCGCAAGGAATGTGACGAAATGGAATTGGAAAAAGCCAATGAGAAAAAAAGCGAGTAGCTGAAGCGCTGGAACGATTACTTGTGCCTGAGCATATTCGGAGCGGTTGACTTTCAATAGTTGAAGTCCTTGCCACACTCCAAACAGACACAATAAGCAGAGCAATTGAAATAAAGTATGGAAACTGAAACCTTGTAGAATCATGAGAGCAACGACAAGATTGATAATGATAAATAGCAGAAAGACATTCAGAGGATGTTGCAATATAATTTTTCGTCGAAAGTCGTGCTCTTTGCCATCTTGATAAGTTTCCGCCTGCCGTTTGGAGTAATGGTACATGAGGAAAAAGAAAGGTATCGAAGAGAGTAAATTCAACCATGCAAATGCACCGAGTTTTGTCAGATACCCTGAGGTCTTTCCAAGTGTGGCAAGTTTTGTAGTGGCACCCAGTGGGGCTGCTGTTGGAAGACCACTCATGACCAGAGGCACGAGGCTGTGCGCAGGAGTGAGATCATCGAGTGTATTGCCCATTCGTTTTTCAAGTTCCCCGCGCAATGCTTTCCGGGCACGACTCAAACGGGTCTTGACTGCCGATTCGCTTAGTGCAAGCGTCGCCGAGAGTTCCTTGATATTGCGGCCTTCAAGATAAAACAGTGTTAAAATTTGTCGATGATCGTTTTTAAGATCACCAAATGTTTCGCGTAGTTCATGTTTAAGATCGGGAAGTTCGTTAGAACTGTTTTCTTCTTTTTCAGCAGGGAGCAGGTCCCAGCGATCGCTGTTGCTGAGTTCCTTGGATCGTTTCCTGCCCAGCGACACGCTAATATTTCGCGCGATTTGTGCTAGCCAGGGACGAAACTTATTCGTATCGCGCAATGTGGCCAGATAACAGTAGGCTTTGACGAATGTCTGCTGAGCGGCCTCCTCAGCCAAATCCCTATTGCCTAGTTGACTCCAGGCAACACCATAAACCATTTTTTGGTACCGCTCTACAAGTTCCGCGAAACGACTCTGTTCGCCACCAAGAATTGCGACGACAAGTGTAGAATCAGAATCTGCTGGTATGTCTGAGGAAGCGTGCATGAGGGTACTCGTCATAAAAATAAATGGTGCCTATAGCTTATGACGCGATAATTCGAAAAGGTTACCGAAAAAATTCCGGACTTTGGTAATTTCACTTAATTAACAAGGTAAGACATCAAATTTCTACTTGTTATTGTAGTGAACGTTAACCACCGAACCACTGTAACCCTCTACCAGTTAGTAGTTCTGACGCAGTCTGTCGCTCACTGTTTACTTTTCTTGATGTGCGGAATGGAAGGTTCGATTTTCGATACAGCAGCCAAAGAAACCTTGACTTACATACTATGTCACACATAGTATTGTGATAGACGAGTGATTGGTTGATAAGATCTGTTGAAAGGAACTGCGATGCGTGTCGAACGAGAATTGATGAGAGGCGCCGGTCCGGTAGCTGTTCTGAAACTGCTCGAAGAGAGTGCGAAATACGGCTATGAACTCGTGGAAGCCCTGTCAGAACAGACGGGCGGCGTGCTTGATATGGGACAATCGACACTCTATCCGCTACTTTATAACCTGCAGTCTCAAGGGTTGATCCGCCCCAGTTGGCAGGAATCGGACAGTGGCCGCAAGCGGAAGTATTACTCACTCACAGCAAAAGGCAAGAAGCGTTTGGCAAGTGATACCGCCCAGTGGATGGCTGTGGCAACCGCGATGCAGAGCCTGGGAGTTCTACCGACTGCACCACCGAGGTTAAGAGGAGGTGAGGTATGAAGACTCCTCAATCTCGATGGAAGAAAATGTTGCGCACACCGGTCTCGCATCTTCTGCGCGGGCGGATTACTGGCCCACAAAACCCGCTAGAAAAACTGGATACTTCATCATTTTCCCACAGTCTGGTGGAAGCGATTCGCGCTGTTACACAACAATTGAGTGGGCACTTTCAAATAAAGGTCACTCGGCAGCTCGTGAACTCATGCAGAACACTCCTGCAAGAAGGCTGTGATGAGAGGTAACTGATTGAACAACTTAGTGAACCGGAATGCATAGCTTCACTCATTCGAGTGACGCGAAAAACAGATTGGGTTCTGAATTCTCCACTTCCAGCCAGCTTGTGGCCGACCGTGAAAACTATAGTCGGGCAAAGTCGAGTTCAAACGGGTGCTGCTCGGAAAATGCTCAGTCGTGTTTGTCGGAGCCTGCGATGGCAGTTGGATGCTGGTTCGACTCCGGAAGAACTGGCGTCAAAATACGGCAACACAATTGCGATGGGTGGATTAATCTACGAAACGCAATCGCTGGAGTTGCTACAAGATTATAATCTACCTGAGAGTCTTACTTCTGTCGTGCGCAATGTGGTGCACCGGACGCATCTTTGGCCTGATGAGAAATTAGACACAGCACGGGAATTAAGTGCACATTTTGCGGATGGCCTGGAGAAAGGTAGCACACCGGAAGAACTGATTAAGTTGTTCGGCTCACCGAAGACAGCAGCGCGACTGATTCGCCGGGCCTCTCTCAGAAATCGCCCCTTCGCTTGGCGAGCGACGAGAAGGATAAGGCAGGCAACGATTTTTCTCATGGTTGTTTTAATACCGTCGTGGATAGTTCTCAATATGAGATTCATGCGCGCTATACCAACCGTCAAGTTCGATTTGGTCCAGGAGATTGATGATCAGAGCCGCGCGATTCCCAAGCAGGAACGCGCATGGCCCCTCTATCGTCAAGGTCTGGTAGAATTGAATCCTGATGTGAAGAAAAATTATTCTCCAATCCAAGATGGATTGAACAAGGGGCCTAAGAGTAAGCATTGGACTGAAGCGAAAGCATTTCTGGCAAAGCATTCGGACATACTGACGATCTTCCTCGAAGCAACAAGTCGCCCTAAATTGGGATTTATTAATCGCGATCCGGGAAATAGCGTCTGGTTGCTGAGTTACCATCACGATAAATGGTTTGACTTAAATCCACCTAGTCTGACTGAAACTGGTTTTAGCATTCTTATACCACAGATGCAGGACCTGGGCTCTTATGTCTTGCCGATGTTAACCGGAGCACTTCACCTCGCGGTTGAGCAAGGAGACAGTGATCGTTATTTGCAACTTCTGCGCGCACGACTCAGATTAGCGGAACATTATAGACAGATTGGCCCCTTTCCATTCTGTCAGATCAACGCCAACGGTATCACTGGCCACATGGCACAAGAGGTTGGAAAGCTGGTCATTGAACATCCTGACCTTTTCGATGAGGAACAGCTCGCAATGCTCCTTCAGAGCCTGGCTGACGCACAGATAAGAAAGCCCGATTTCCGGCAAGATGAAAGAATTTTTATCAACGACTTTTTGCAAAAAACTTATACTGATGATGGAACAGGAAACGGTCGGTTCACTCCACATGGTTTCCAGCTTCTAGAGGGTTTGGCAGAACATTCGAAACAGAGCCGGTCTTTGTTTGCGTCGACATTTGCTGTTCCCGCTGATCCCAGGGAACAGCAAACTCATGTGACACAGGCTAATACTTTTCATCTGTTAGCAGCTCCCGTGGCAACAATGATTGCAGGCAGAAAAGAGATGCAGGCCGAACTGATCCATTTGAATAAATTGCTGTGGAAGCAAC
This window encodes:
- a CDS encoding RNA polymerase sigma factor, whose protein sequence is MHASSDIPADSDSTLVVAILGGEQSRFAELVERYQKMVYGVAWSQLGNRDLAEEAAQQTFVKAYCYLATLRDTNKFRPWLAQIARNISVSLGRKRSKELSNSDRWDLLPAEKEENSSNELPDLKHELRETFGDLKNDHRQILTLFYLEGRNIKELSATLALSESAVKTRLSRARKALRGELEKRMGNTLDDLTPAHSLVPLVMSGLPTAAPLGATTKLATLGKTSGYLTKLGAFAWLNLLSSIPFFFLMYHYSKRQAETYQDGKEHDFRRKIILQHPLNVFLLFIIINLVVALMILQGFSFHTLFQLLCLLCLFGVWQGLQLLKVNRSEYAQAQVIVPALQLLAFFLIGFFQFHFVTFLAAMTLANLVLYRASDSMPFRMDYNLFLRAATDGLSIIETKMDDQHEFSRSKLEQFAKFLGSHWLIRDYQLTNRHLELFLPHAKPRILQEWIPSQFYSSRVVIDQQGHCEAFMHAKDAKAIKELTKNESTPAMLTEKVQEALEFSLRQFDSGKLELAIDTLCQIHEDQVFKKKESKAIAFKMIGKIGIGAGILAVVMFIIAWYFGEGSFF
- a CDS encoding PadR family transcriptional regulator, which gives rise to MRVERELMRGAGPVAVLKLLEESAKYGYELVEALSEQTGGVLDMGQSTLYPLLYNLQSQGLIRPSWQESDSGRKRKYYSLTAKGKKRLASDTAQWMAVATAMQSLGVLPTAPPRLRGGEV
- a CDS encoding DUF1700 domain-containing protein, whose amino-acid sequence is MKTIVGQSRVQTGAARKMLSRVCRSLRWQLDAGSTPEELASKYGNTIAMGGLIYETQSLELLQDYNLPESLTSVVRNVVHRTHLWPDEKLDTARELSAHFADGLEKGSTPEELIKLFGSPKTAARLIRRASLRNRPFAWRATRRIRQATIFLMVVLIPSWIVLNMRFMRAIPTVKFDLVQEIDDQSRAIPKQERAWPLYRQGLVELNPDVKKNYSPIQDGLNKGPKSKHWTEAKAFLAKHSDILTIFLEATSRPKLGFINRDPGNSVWLLSYHHDKWFDLNPPSLTETGFSILIPQMQDLGSYVLPMLTGALHLAVEQGDSDRYLQLLRARLRLAEHYRQIGPFPFCQINANGITGHMAQEVGKLVIEHPDLFDEEQLAMLLQSLADAQIRKPDFRQDERIFINDFLQKTYTDDGTGNGRFTPHGFQLLEGLAEHSKQSRSLFASTFAVPADPREQQTHVTQANTFHLLAAPVATMIAGRKEMQAELIHLNKLLWKQRTNALTADPSVDSEYITEYRRLLDSPSLRLKYLPALIMMPNEEAPTFWSQTPRHQVQRDAALIMIAAERYRQQHGQFPKTAEELVPAFLPAVPIDPYTNKPLRYSIKEGHPMINSFGLNSLEEEVH